TCCTGCAGTTCGGTGTCGCTGACCTTCTCGAGTCGCAGGCGCATGCGCGTGAGCGGCGTTTGCAGGTCGTGCGTGATCGCAGCCAGCATCTGCGTGCGCTGGAAGATGTACTGGCGGATGCGTGCCTGCATCGCATTGAAGGCAGCGCTGGCCTGGCGGATCTCGATCGCGCCGACCAGGTCGAGCGGCGCGCGGTTGATGTCTTGCCCCAGATCCTGCGCGGCTTGCGCAAGCTGCTTGAACGGGCGCGCGGTCATGCGTGCCACGAAGTAGGCCAGCACCGCGATGCTGACCAGGAACATCCCGAGGATGATGCTCGTGTCGACATCCTCACCGACCAGCCGCGGTGGCAACACCGACAGTTGCAGTTCGGCGCCATCGCGCAGCCGCACATCGATCGACTCGCAGGCGCCCTCCCACTTCATGCTCAGCAAGCCGTACATCACGGGCTGCGTTTGGACGACGCCGCAGGCAGTCGGGCGCGTGGCGCGTGAGGCCACCAGATAGCCCTTGCCCAGACGCTTGGCCAGCGATGCGGCAAACGGCGTCAGGGGCGCCGCGTCCGGCGGCATGTCGCCCACCTGGAGCTGCAGGCCCGGGCGGTTGGCGACGTCGAGGTAGATCGAGCGGGCCGACGCCGGGACGATCTCGGTGGCCATGATCAGTTGCTCGGCGCGTTCGAGCACGTGCGCATCGCGCTGGTTCTCGAAGTCGCGCAGGCGCTGGTAGTCGGCCGCCAGTTGCGTCAGCGCGGCCGAGGTCAGAATGCCCAGCAGCAGCGTGAGGAACACGCGCCCGGTCATCGACCCGAAGAAGGCTTTCACGCCACCGGCTCCACGGTGACCTGGCCGGCCAGCACGTAGCCGCCGTTGCGCACGGTCTTTATAATCTGCGGCATGCGCGCGTCTTCGCCGAGCTTCTGGCGCAGGCGGCTGATCTGGATGTCGATCGAGCGGTCGAACGGATCGGCGTCGCGGCCCTGCGTGAGGTTGAGCAGCTGGTCGCGATTGAGCACGCGGTTCGGGTGCTCGAGGAATACGCGCAGCAGGCGGAACTCGGCGCCCGAGAGCATGATGACGATGCCGTCCGGGTTGAGCAGGTGGCGCGCAGTCAGGTCGAGCGTCCAGCCCGAGAAGCGCATCTGCTGCACGTTTTCGGATGGCGTGTTCGATGGCATCGCGTGCGAGCGGCGCAGCACGCTGCGGATGCGCGCCAGCAGCTCGCGCGGCTCGAACGGTTTCGGCAGGTAGTCGTCGGCGCCCATTTCCAGACCCAGGATGCGGTCGAGCGGTTCGTTGCGGGCGGTGAGCATGATGACGGGCAGGCTCGACGTGGCGCGCAGCTTGCGGCACAGCGTCAGGCCATCGTCGCCAGGCATGTTCAGGTCGAGCACGATGAGGTCGGGACGCGTTTCGTCGAGCGTCTTCCACATCGCGGTGCCGTCGGCGGCGCCGAGCGTCCGGTAGCTGTTGGACTCGAGGTAGTCGGCCAGCAGCGTGCGGATGTCGCGGTCGTCGTCGACGATCAGAATCGTAGAGGGATTATCCATAACCGCAATTATCCGAATTTATGACAAGACCGGCGGAAGTATTTGTATCGCTGTGTATATGCCGACAGGCGCGAAACATATGGATACAAAGTGCCCGGCAGGGGAAATCCCATGGTTACAGTTTTGACCCAGGATGGGTCCTGTGCAGCGAGCGTTTCGGATGCACTTCACCAGACTCTCACACAAAGGACCTACCATGAACACCCTTCGCAAACACCTCGTGATCGCTTTCACCGCTGCCGGCCTGTTCGGCGCCACCGTCGGTGCCCAGGCCCAGAGCGCCGCCCCGGCCGAGGGCCGCCAGGCATCGACATTGACGGCGGAACAACGCCTGGCCAAGAAGGCCGAGTGGCAAGCCAAGGCAGGCGAGCGTCACGCAAAGATGGCGCAGAAGCGCGCCGAGCATCAGGCCAAGCTGCAGGCATCGCTGAACCTGACGGCACAACAGAAGCCG
This window of the Oxalobacteraceae sp. CFBP 8761 genome carries:
- a CDS encoding HAMP domain-containing protein, coding for MKAFFGSMTGRVFLTLLLGILTSAALTQLAADYQRLRDFENQRDAHVLERAEQLIMATEIVPASARSIYLDVANRPGLQLQVGDMPPDAAPLTPFAASLAKRLGKGYLVASRATRPTACGVVQTQPVMYGLLSMKWEGACESIDVRLRDGAELQLSVLPPRLVGEDVDTSIILGMFLVSIAVLAYFVARMTARPFKQLAQAAQDLGQDINRAPLDLVGAIEIRQASAAFNAMQARIRQYIFQRTQMLAAITHDLQTPLTRMRLRLEKVSDTELQDRLIGDLSAMQEMVREGLVLARSMDTTETMQMLDLDSLLEAVCADATDAGQTVTLAGKASIAVLGRPIDMRRCLVNLIDNAVKYGRDARVCVDRTNGTARIRIRDSGPGIPRSELVRVFDPFYRVETSRSRESGGTGLGLTIARNITEQHGGSISLANHSEGGLEVTLMLPTYYPNK
- a CDS encoding response regulator, with amino-acid sequence MDNPSTILIVDDDRDIRTLLADYLESNSYRTLGAADGTAMWKTLDETRPDLIVLDLNMPGDDGLTLCRKLRATSSLPVIMLTARNEPLDRILGLEMGADDYLPKPFEPRELLARIRSVLRRSHAMPSNTPSENVQQMRFSGWTLDLTARHLLNPDGIVIMLSGAEFRLLRVFLEHPNRVLNRDQLLNLTQGRDADPFDRSIDIQISRLRQKLGEDARMPQIIKTVRNGGYVLAGQVTVEPVA